In a genomic window of Chrysemys picta bellii isolate R12L10 chromosome 1, ASM1138683v2, whole genome shotgun sequence:
- the LOC101950877 gene encoding olfactory receptor 52K1-like, which translates to MLLQGNLSAPNGTGSDPSMFFLTGIPGLEALHPWISIPFCSMFTVALLGNCTLLYVIKTEPSLHKPMFYFLAMLAVIDLVLSTTTVPKILTIFWFNSREISFNGCLVQMFFILSFCTLESALLLAMAFDRYVAICNPLRYVTILTNSVIAKIGLAALARAVLPAVPLPFLMRRLPFCQSHVISHCYCEHMAVVKLACADTRFNNIYGIIVTVFIVGLDLMFIVLSYIKVLRAVLSLASKEEQLKAFSTCGSHLCAILVFYIPVVISSTVHRFGCHVAPHVHILLANFYLLFPPMMNPIVYGVKTKQIRIRVLLVFRGKSI; encoded by the coding sequence ATGCTCCTGCAGGGCAACCTGTCAGCTCCCAATGGCACAGGCTCTGATCCGTCCATGTTCTTCCTGacgggcatcccagggctggaagCTCTGCACccctggatctccatccccttctgctcgATGTTCACCGTGGCCCTTCTAGGAAACTGCACCCTCTTGTACGTTATCAAGACAGAGCCCTCCTTACACAAGCCCATGTTCTATTTCCTCGCCATGCTGGCCGTCATCGACCTGGTTTTATCCACCACCACCGTGCCGAAAATACTGACCATCTTCTGGtttaattccagggagatcagctTTAACGGCTGCCTGGTGCAGATGTTTTTCATTCTCTCGTTCTGCACCCTGGagtctgctctgctgctggccatggccTTTGACAGGtacgtggccatctgcaaccCCCTGCGGTACGTCACCATCCTGACCAACTCAGTGATAGCAAAGATCGGGCTGGCAGCTTTGGCTCGGGCTGTTCTGCCAGCAGTCCCTTTGCCTTTCCTCATGAGGAGGCTGCCCTTCTGCCAGTCCCACGTCATCTCCCATTGCTACTGTGAGCACATGgccgtggtgaagctggcctgtgctgacACCAGGTTCAATAACATCTATGGGATCATCGTAACTGTCTTCATCGTGGGGCTGGATCTGATGTTCATCGTCCTGTCATACATCAAGGTTCTAAGGGCTGTCTTAAGCCTGGCATCCAAGGAAGAGCAGCTCAAGGCTTTCAGCACCTGTGGCTCCCATCTTTGCGCCATCTTAGTATTCTACATCCCTGTGGTCATCTCCTCAACAGTACACAGGTTCGGGTGCCATGTCGCCCCACACGTACACATCCTGCTGGCCAATTTCTACCTCCTCTTTCCTCCCATGATGAACCCCATTGTGTACGGTGTGAAAACCAAACAGATTCGCATCCGAGTGCTTCTTGTGTTCCGAGGGAAGAGCATCTAG
- the LOC101930822 gene encoding LOW QUALITY PROTEIN: olfactory receptor 52K1-like (The sequence of the model RefSeq protein was modified relative to this genomic sequence to represent the inferred CDS: inserted 1 base in 1 codon), translated as MLLQGNLSAPNGSGSDPSMFFLTGIPXLEALHPWISIPFCSMFTVALLGNCTLLYVIKTEPSLHKPMFYFLAMLAVIDLVLSTTTVPKILSIFWFNSREISFNACLVQMFFLHSFCILESALLLAMAFDRYVAICHPLRYVTILTNSVIAKIGLAALARAVLLMVPLPFLLRRLPYCRSHVISHCYCEHMAVVKLACADTSFNNVYGIIVTVFIVGLDLIFISLSYVKILRAVLSLASKEEQLKAFSTCGSHLCAILVFYIPVVLSSTVHRFGRHVAPHVHILLANFYLLFPPMMNPIVYGVKTKQIRIRVLLLFRGKSF; from the exons ATGCTCCTGCAGGGCAACTTGTCAGCTCCCAATGGCTCAGGCTCTGATCCATCCATGTTCTTCCTGACGGGAATCC GACTGGAAGCTCTGCACccctggatctccatccccttctgctcaATGTTCACCGTGGCACTTCTAGGAAACTGCACCCTCTTGTACGTTATCAAGACAGAGCCCTCCCTGCACAAGCCCATGTTCTATTTCCTCGCCATGCTGGCTGTCATCGACCTGGTTTTATCCACAACCACCGTGCCGAAAatactgagcatcttctggtttaattccagggagatcagctTTAACGCCTGCCTGGTGCAGATGTTTTTCCTTCACTCGTTCTGCATCCTGGagtctgctctgctgctggccatggccTTCGACAGGTACGTGGCCATCTGCCACCCCCTGAGGTACGTCACCATCCTGACCAACTCAGTGATAGCAAAGATCGGGCTGGCAGCTTTGGCCCGGGCTGTTCTGCTAATGgtccctctgcccttcctcctCAGGAGGCTGCCCTACTGCCGGTCTCACGTCATCTCCCATTGCTACTGTGAGCACATGgccgtggtgaagctggcctgtgccGACACCAGTTTCAATAACGTCTATGGGATCATCGTAACTGTCTTCATCGTGGGGCTGGATCTGATTTTCATCTCCCTATCGTATGTCAAGATCCTAAGGGCTGTCTTAAGCCTGGCATCCAAGGAAGAGCAGCTCAAGGCTTTCAGCACCTGTGGCTCCCACCTTTGTGCCATCTTAGTATTCTACATCCCCGTGGTCCTCTCCTCAACAGTACACAGGTTCGGGCGCCATGTCGCCCCACACGTACACATCCTGCTGGCCAATTTCTACCTCCTCTTTCCTCCCATGATGAACCCCATTGTGTACGGTGTGAAAACCAAACAGATTCGCATCCGAGTGCTTCTCCTGTTCCGAGGGAAAAGCTTCTAG